CGCAGTAATGTGAGGAACACTTCACTCATGCCATAAAGTCATTGTGGTACCAGTGATAAAGAGGTAGTTTCCAGTGCTTTAGCAGCTCTTGTAGTCCCTGCCCGGCTGTAAACTTGCCTGACACTTTGCAGGAAGAGCAGTGCACCGGCTCCAAGAATCCACTGGTTTTTATTGACCATGACCAGGCTGTAAAACTCAGATGCTTTCTGTACCACGCTGGAATGGGGGAATCCAGCCATCTCTCTCCAGTGCCGTTCCTTAGAGGTGTCACGGTTCTCAGAAACTGGACCAACGAGCACAACTCAGGAGGCAAATGTAAAAGTACAGAGcctgcacttaaaaaaaaaaaagcagaaaacaaaggTATGAAACCACATGCAGGCAAACAAAGTACAAAAGGTCCGGCTGAGGCGAACTCAAAAGAAAGAACTCAAGCAAGGTCCAAAACATGATCAAGATCAAAAAAGACCGCCAGAGAACAAAGCTTTGGAAAGCTGTAAGGCACATGGCACAAAGACAACCTGGCAAAGAGCGGGTGGAAATGGACCAATATATACACTAGGGAGTTAAAGAGGGATGTGGAGCAGGTGaacaggtgaggaggaggaggaggaggaggaggaggaggaggttcttCTACATATGTCTAAACAATTAAATCGGATGAATAAGCAGATTGAGAGATGGTAGAACCACCTCCCCTCAAGAGAAGCCTCCTGAGGTCAGGATGGACCCCAGACATGACCGCTCCCATGTCTGGGGTCTGGCTGCTCCCACTTCCTGGTTCTTCCATTCAGTTTGACTGCACATGGAGCAACAAGGGAAAGAACGATGCAGGGGTGTTGATTGGTTAAAGAGCCCCTTCAATTTAATTTCTGCAGCATCTCGAATTTAACGGTGCTGTCATCCAGCTCTCATTCCGTCTGTTGCAGGTTGAGCTGTGTACTTGACCTGGAGTTCTCAGGCAAATGatcattgaataaaaaaatgccaGTAGCCGCCAGACTCACCGGAGTCGAGTTCTGGGGAAGATATTTGAGTCTCAGAGGGCGACATGCTCTTAGTGATGAAGAGCGCCTGAGCCAGCATCTCCTCACTCTCTGAGAACAAGCTGACTGGGTTCACGGTGGCCTGATTATACTGTCATCAGGCAGATTTAAAATGGAAGAGTCTtggaaatacaaataaaaagtctAAGGCAGGCAAGCGAAGTGCAAAGGGTCGAGCTGAGGCAAGATCCAGAAAAAGAAACGCAGACAGGGTCCAAGACTCGATCGAAAGAGGCAGGCAAAGAACGGAGCGCTGGAAAGGTAAGGCATTTGGAACAAAGACAATTTGGCAGAGAGCAAGTGGAAATGGACCAGTATACTCGGAGGCTAATGAGGGAGTTGGCAATAGGTGAGCAGGTGagtgggaggaagagcaggTCCGAGGATCCCTCGGTCCAGAAAGGCAGGTGACAGGGGCCGCGTCTGAAATGACCGTGCAGAAAACAAGTCCACCGAACGGAGGATCAGACCGAAACTCAAAACCACGACAGGAGGAACGAGCACGATAAATGTGTTTCAGAACGTGCCAAATACTTTTTATAGTATCAAAGCACTTTGTTCTGATCAGTTTGCAGCCTGCTCACTCACGGACGACATCAGCTGGATGCACAGCAGACACAATTTATTTCAAAGGCCAGCGAGAGTTACGGAAAAACAGGGAACACGCCAGAACATatcaaaatgtccacaaaaacCAAAACCACTTGTGCAGCATCGGGCTGAGTTCACGCCGACAGCAGCACGGTGTGAAAaatgcagcccccccccccctcccgccccTTAAAAGACTACGCTACTCGTTAACGGAGATGGGGCGGTTAACCAGACAAATCTTAGTCCTTATCCTTTAAGTAACTGTTTGAAAACTTTTTtacagagaaatagaaaaatctCACCCTCGTGTCACTCAAAGTAAAGCCTGTGTAAAACCATGATGGGCTCATTACTGCCCCTTGAGGCCGGCGGGTGGAAAACACAGACTGGTTGGTGATTAATGGATTAATAgggtttttggggggggggggggttgttggattggtttgattgtttgaagacattttaagaccataatgaattaAATTCAAGACCAATGTCAAGGAATATCAATTTCCCACTGGTCTCGTCTGTAGTTTTATTGCTGCactaatatctgtatcattaGGAAAGAACTGcaacacatggagacattacaaactatgcatgTAGCCAAAGCATTTCTCTTGAGGGCAGAGAAGCATTAAATGAACGTTACCATCATTAAGACCTACTTAAAGATATTTAAGACCAGCCCTGATAATACAATAGACACTATGAGAGGGTTTAAATGGATAATATGACACATTAGCATCCTCTTGAAGCTACAAATCCTTCTAAATAACTAAGTGTTGAGTATTTGATGATCATTAATCGACATCTGATGTCAAACGACCGTAATCGTGCATGAATTGTGTATTTCTGCACATTCCCCAGCCTGTAACACATCATCGGTATGAACATGATAAGCCACAGCTGCACTCTGCCAACGATGGCTGAAATGCTGACACACGCTTTCTAATCCGATCCGAAACCCTGCGTCATCGCCATCGTGCTCGATCCCCCGCGCGGCGTCCATCTCCAGCGGCAGAAGGCCGCGAGGCGCAGAGCACTGGCAGGAAATGTTGTTTACCCTTATTTGTTTAACGACAGTCGGAGCAAACAACTCTTTGTTTATGAGGGATTAACGCAGTCATCCATGCAACCGGAGCATTTAAAACCTCGCAAAGCTTTCAGACCTGATTATTATATGCGTGTTTTTCTCCAACCTGCCCGAGCTGATTATCCTACATTTTACAACCGGTGCCAGCtgatttttcctcttccttccagctgtttgtgcagcGGGGTTGCGGGCTATTTTCAGAAGAATAGCGGACGTTAATTTGTGAGGCTTTATTGGGAGGGATTGGAGAACAGGGCCAGGCAATGAGGGCCACGGCCCCTCTTTTGGCTTTCAGCATCCATTATATAATCTCCAGCCAGGGCTTACTGTCATATTTCTCCAAATGTCTTGACATCAGGTGTTAATACAACTGCCAGGGCTGGTTATACTGATACACACCACAGGGGAGAAAtagcaggttgtgtgtttttcacaggaACTACAATGGAAAACACAGTGGAATACCTGACCATAAAAGGTGTGACTGTCAGTCATTtgaattaaatagaaatactgATGTCAACAGCTATATTAAGGTTTAGATCTGTCTTTCAACACGTCTATTTTCGGAGTCCAAGATCTGGGTGAATCCAGTTCCTCTGTTCCCTAAATAATGCAGGTGCGCAGCGTATTTTTAGCATCATCCCACCTGATGTGCATCATGAAAGCATCTCTGTTgtcccacccaccccccccccattcacaCCTGCCTCAGCCTCACCCCTGCTTTGTGTCAGCGGGTCCGGGGGAGAAGAAGGATGCTTCTATTTCTGAAtgaaagctgctgctctgtccaaAGCAACATTGTCAGGACaaggcagacagagagcagaagTTAATGCACTTTGTCAGCACTGGCAGGCTTCTGAGCCAAGAGCTATTAACTCTGAGAGGGAAAGGCATTTCCTCCTTGTAAATGccatattaaattattattatttcatttggtAACAGGGAAAAGCCCATCAGGGCTATAACGCTCAAGGTGAGTTTTTCTAAAGGCCACCAAAAGAGCCGGTAGTTTCGAGGGGGGTCAGGGAGTTGACAAAGGGAAGCGAGCCTTGTCGTTATGGTAACTTGATGCGAGTGTCACACCTTCAAATAGTCTCGTGCCTTTTTAAATTACGCTACAACGAGAAGATGTTTCCAATGCATCCCTGCAATACCAcgacttcctcttccttctttgGCATAAAAGGTCCATCTCCATCAGGAGTGAGCCCTCATGGTGCTCAGGCTTCTGCCAAATGGAAATGTGAATGAACAGTGGGGCATAGCCAGCAGGGGCGTGGCCTTCGGGGCTGCCTAGCTGCTTCTGCAGGTTGATTGGGCCCAGTGGGTTTTGGGGTTTGGCGTCACCGGATGAGTCCTGCCTGTGTTCTCAACTTTTTTACAGGGGAAGCAGCTGCTACACGGAATAAATCAATGTCGTTAAGGCTGTTCATATTATGGGAATCAGACCCATGTCCTGGTTTtataaagttttcttttcacagtcTGGCAGTTTAGCTGATGGTCAGTGAATAGAAGTTGTCAACGTCTCCtcacttttctccctcctcttgttGTGCTCCTCAGGTAAACCAGGTTATGGCCCCAATGCACGGCGGTCACGCGGCATTGTGGACGAGTGCTGCTTCCAAAGCTGTGAGCTGCGGCGCCTGGAGATGTACTGTGCACCTGCCAAGGCTAGCAAGGCAGCTCGCTCTGTGCGTGCACAGCGCCACACAGACATGCCGAGAGCGCCTAAGGTTAGTACCGCAGGGCACAAGGTGGACAAGGGCACAGAGCGTAGGACAGCACAGCAGCCAgacaagacaaaaaacaagaagGTGAGCTCAACGCCCAACAGATACACTCTTTACAAAGGTTTACTTGTGAGgaaatgtgggggggggggaaagaacaggattgacattttgggaaatccGAGGATTGATGCCACTCACATATCTGTAGTGTGAAATCACAACCAGCAGGCAGAAAAAGAATTTGCAGGCCGGGCCAGAGTAAATTATTAAACAAAGGTTATATAATCTAATTGCTTCTCTTTGGCAAgacatctgatgtcagatggtcgtgatgatgatgctacttCCAGCTGCTTTTTAGCCAAAACATTAGCAGGAATTCCTTgcagaaaatattatttaatttatggCAAAACATTCTATTGCTATAATTGTTATTATGGCATTTTTGTAACATTCTGGGATGCATTTCTTTTGTATCTATAAATTGGTCAGATTAAATTGTCCCataaaaaatactgtatgttatATAGTGAGCTTCAGGGGAGCAGTATGATGATTTAGGCTAAATAAAGCATAACAACTAACACATTATATctttaatcattaaaaaaaaaacataatgaaaaaccTGTTTCCGAGGTTGTTGAGACTATTTCTTGACTGGGAACATTGTGAAAGAACAAGGCGAGCCTGTTTCCTCTGATCCAGCTGATGGCTGCATTAAATATTCAGTGTACAGACATGAGAATGGTATCAAACCTCTCCTATcattttacagcattttttCAAATGGTCAAACTGTTACTGTAAAGGTTCATTGGGTTCACGTTTACTCACAGTTTAGTGCAGAGCAAGAGAAATGAATCCATCCTTCTTAAGTGGCTTCGTTTTTCCTCCCACAGAGACCTTCACCGGGACATAGTCACTCATCCTTTAAGGTAGGCTTTCAAAGGGATTCTTCTCATCTCATGATTATTGCTATGACTTTATCATTATATAATTTAGACCACACAATCTCCACTTTGACATTCTTAAGCAGAacaagctttattttgaaacgagAGACGCTCGTTCAAACAATCTTAGCTTTGAAATCTTAATCCCTTGGACAAATAAAGAAGCCGTGATCTCTAAAGACAGAGTCTGTTTCATCCCCCGGAGTTGCCAACCTGCGAGAGTGTGATCCTTTTAAGATTTGACCGTGTGCTTTTTCCCGTCCTTCtctcaaaaaagaaaaccattAGCAGGAGAAGGAACTAAGTGGTTTTTGTGGTAGACCCCGTGGCACTGCAGCTCCCCAGGCAGTACTGTACATTATGTGCTGAAATTCTGGCGTCTCACCATAACACACTGACGCATGCGAGGTCTGGAGATGAAGCGTGCATATCATGTTTGGTGTATCAACGTGTGCAGTGGCCTCCACATCATTCATCTGCTCATTGATTTGTGGattgtggtgcagagtgaacgCTGGTGTTCCTGTACCAATCTTATTTTTCCTCTAAAGTCAAACTACAATGTGAATTCCTATCACGTTTTGGGTCAGGAAATGGTGGCAAGttcataaatcccgcctcccccatgttagtggatgggacattgaccaaatTGAAAAGTCAAATAGAAGatggcttctgtcattttaggtagaaTTTATCAAAAACAGTGTGAAAGCTGCGTATAGACTCCATCCCGAATGACGTCAAAATGGCAACGTGGAGCTTTGTTGTCCAACTTCATGTACAGTTTACTGAATGTTGAAGAGCGCTGAGTAATCGTCAGTATTAGTGCTGTTCGCAACTCCTGCTTTTGttatgttgtggtttttgtgCAAATTTCAAACTCAAAGAATTCACTAagtatgtgtttttgtgtttgtttgtttctctcaatGCAGGAAGTGCATCAGAAAAACTCAAGTCGAGGCAACACGGGCGGCCGAAATTACAGAATGTAGGGACGGAGCGAATGGACACATGCCCAGTGACttggggagagagaagggagtggCCTTACCCGGTACCCCTGTGGAATGgttcactgtaaaacaaaacaaagaggatgCTAACGATGGTTCGAAAAGCTCTTCACAATGATTTAAACCTGAGAGCTGAGGGGTTGTTGAAGGGTTTGATGAGGGATCTTGTGATTATTTTATACACTGCACCATTCCATATCGGGAGGAATTCTTTGTTAATGCAATGTAACAGACTAGTTTAGCTGCTGAGACACGAACAAGAGCTTATTATACCTCCATGTGTGAGCTGCGCTGCCCCTGGCTCCAGGAAAGGTCCTGGGCGTTAGGCCATGTTCAACAATGAGTGGTCCATCCTGTCGCTTGAACTTTGTGGAGGTAAATCCGTTTACTCTGAGAGGTGATTCATTCACTCCTCTGATAAGACAGGATATTATATCACCGGCCATATTTAACAGTTGCTACCCccaaaattataaaaaatctGATTCTCTTATCTTCAGGTTTGCTTCATGCACCATGCATTACCACGGATTTTTCAAAAAGAGTAAAACAAGGTTTGTTTTCCAGGAAAAAGACCCGGGGGCTCATTATCAGAAGGTTTGAGTCCGATCCAAATCCTTCCTAAGCCCAAAGAAGTGTTGAGAACCTATCTAAACAAATCAAGCCCCATTAGATTGGATTTTGAGAAAGGTGGGAAGTATTGTAGGTACTAGAAAAATATGATGATTAACCAAATTAACCAAATGTTTCTTTCGGCAAGTACATGGTGCTTGTTTGGTTGTCAGAAATGGGTCATTGGGCGGATTCAAAGTGCATTTGGCATAAATGAGAGGAATAAGTCAAATAGCAAAATGTCACCATGTCCAATCCAGTTACACAATGATCAACATTTGAGTCTGAGGCCTGAGTTCAAGGTTAAGCACAAGTCATGAAGGTTCCGTCAACAAGCACTCTTCTAATTCTCGTGAAGAACTCGCACAGTGTTCCCGGGATCTGTCAATAACGAAGTTTAAAGCAGAAGACAGGGAGGCTGTAACAATATTCAATTGAAACAGATGATTTTAATGATTGATGGATCTTGGCCTGTGATGTTTTGTTAGTTGGGGGAGGCTGTGAACTTTCGCTGCTTCAGTTGTCGCTTGGACTGCGTTATCTGCCACGACGGGGAgagtacaaaaaaaaactcttccGTTGCAAAGTCCACCAGAAAAATCCGCAGAATAAAAGGTTTGGTAAATATTGCAAACCGAAACAAGTCCTCCTGGAGATGTGAGATAcggcacacatacacaaacacatacaacgCACCAAGAATAAATGAGAGTTGTGTAACTGTGAGCAAGAGTcaagtacacacagacacacagacacacacacacacacacacacacacacacacacacacacacacaaatgaaaaaagccAGTTCTGAGAAGTCCTTGCACGAGGATCGACAGTCACGGCTGTTTGTTCAAGCCTCCGATGCGAATTTCCTTTTATCGCACGAACCGCGCAAGACATCCCATCTCTGGCTCCGCCTCCTCTGCCTGTGTATAATCAAACAGTACTCCCATTTATGTTAACCTATGCATCGCTATCATTCATTGTACATGATGGTTTCatataaaaaaactgtattAAGAATCCTATCCACTGTATAATGGTGCTATTTTGTAGTTTGTTACTTGCAGGAGATGGCTAAGACAGACAGGTGGCAGGGCGTACATCGGAGGTCTTCCCTTTTGCACAGCCTTGTGGCCACCATTttaatagtgtttttatttgtaagcTGTTTCAAATAAGGTAGTAGTGTAAGCGAGTAAATGTATCTGTGTGAAATCTGTGAATGCATGGAGAATTAAAAGATAAGAAAATACCATGGTGTGGTCCCAAGAAGGCAAAAAATGCTATTTTTTctactgtttttaaattattttctcaaCATAGATCCCTTATGCCAAATAACTTGACAAAAGTACTGTGAACTGTGATTCTTCCAATTGTATTGAGATTGTCAAAAGTCATGGTGTGCTTTTGTCTGTCACTGGAAGCCATTGTGTTCACGATTAAAATCACTTAAAGCGAGACTACATAACTTTTGCTGGACAGCGGCCACTCTGGCCACAAGTGGTAATTACAGGACCATCAATTACGCATTGGCTTTGCCTCTGTTTCCCCGAGATAGTCGTTACTCCGAtgctttaaaaatacatcatcACGGTTATCGCTAAAATGCTAACATTTAGATTAGCAGCCACACAAGTACTGAACagcaaatgtaaatgttgtctAGCGTAAAGGAGTagtttgaaatttaaaaataacttgttttcttGATGAAGGCTCATTTGATGCTGCCTTAACGTACGAAAAGAGCCCCTTCATGTGTCGTTTACATTGGCATGGATGTTCAGAAATAGATCcgctagagggcagcacagagttgAGAGTGTCCGACAACCTATTAACCTCTAGCTCTGTTAGACTATTGGcaacactgccccctggtgtTACGGCTctattttttcagtttcttccatacgtgcacaaatacagacGAAAGGAACGCAGAGTTCAAACGGCTCTTTCTACGACactgagcataaatgagcctttagatGAGAAGATGGATACGACTCTCGTGTCCTTCCATTAAATATAAGGCTGCAGTCAGAAGccttatattttaaacattataaaCAATATCAAATTACCTGTTAGGTTGGTTTTCTTAAACTTCAGACAGAGCAAGCTGTTTCCAGTCGTTATGCTGAGCTAACTGGGTTGTAGCTTTATATTCAGCTTACAGGTATATGAGCACTGTAGCTACAGCTAACGCTAGCCTGCAAAATAAGGTTGTAGCAATGAAATCCCAAAGTATTAAATTGAGCTGAGGCGTATTTTATTGCTCATTAATTCaacttaatttctttttttggaaaaaATTCTGTTTCAAAAGTTACATAGTCATCGCTTTAAGGGTAAATCCAGGACTTAAATTCATATTGTGCAAACCATTTGTCCGCAGCTCTCTGAATCAAAACTTAttttaaacgtgtgtgtttatctATAATGatgaaggtttttaaaaaatggagaATTTGCATATATACGCTTTGGTGTCTAAGTAAATTCTCGGACTCGGTTTGACCTGGCGACTGAAATGAAGAAGACGCTGGTTGGAAGACATCCCTGTTCCTCTTAGATCTTTAGATTTACAGTACAAACCAAAGACTTTTTGATGGAAAACGAACTTCACTCAGCATTATTAAGTCATGAACTAAACCTAGATCATTAAATAGCAATTATAGCCACCCCTGTCTGAACTGCACTGCAGCTACGATACGCCcttcacacactgtctctggcACCTGACATACAGCTCATGTAGTAGATAGTAAAATGAGCCTGTCCCACGGTGTAGCTGGGATCTTCGCAGCAGCGATGAAGAAAAGCTACGGCAACCAACTCCGAATCATCTATGAAACATTTCTGTTCTGTCACTTGTGTGAAATGATCAATAAAGCCCTAAAATGTGGGAGCGTGTGAGAAATACACATCTCTGtggacggaggggggggggggggggtaaaacaagaaaaaaaacgtaATTTCCTGAAGCTCACTGTCCAAGAAACTGTTTGATCACAGCGCTGTTATTCATGGTGCTTGATTGCCttctgtagaaaaaaaaatactgacaaatTGTTCACCATTCCTGCTGAATAAACCACTTGTCAACATCACAGAAACGACTGGAGGCTTCTTTCACACCGAATGCACGTACACTCGTGAAACCTCCGGGGAAACATCATCCCATAAAGGCTTTACTCCCCGTGTTACGCAGCATTACACTGGTAAACTGTACAGCTTTTACGAGGAAGTCTGTGGATTCAGACACATAAACAGCAGATAATTACATAGCAGAGGTTTCTCTCTCGTAAGCATGTGCAAATCTTTTAATGCATTTCGGCTATAGATGAAGCCGTAACTCAAGCTGAGGCTTTGTGCACCGTGCAGGCTGAAGTCGAGTGTTGCTGGGTGTGCTGAATGACATGGTAATACTTCCTAAGAGGTGGCGGGGTCTGCCAGAGCCAACAGAGCCGGGGCGTGGTGCTCCCCGAGGCCAGAGCTGCATGTTCAGCTCTTTGTAGGATGCTCGCAGTGACAGCACCGAGCTCACTCACTGTCAGCACTTCTTGAAACGGATGCTCCGAATGTGGGACAACAATCAAACCTTGATAAATTGGCTCTGCGGGGCCGGAGCTCGGCAGACGGCAGAGATCGAAATGCGGTGCAGCCCCGGAGGTTGGCGAGGTCCAGGTCAGCCCGTCCATCCTGGATGTTATTTCATCCTTCTTGATGACTAATACAGAATCAATTATCTCACCCTGATGGTTCAATCGCAGGCAGCGAGCTTTGCAAAAATTAGGAGTTCAAATAAATCGGGGAGAAACTCTGTGAAGAGAGGCCCGGGCCGTGGCGGACAACCAAGCCATTACAAATAAGGCAATTATGAAAGAGAATACGGATATGCACCATCGGCCAGGTTTAATtgttataaaatacaaacatcagGATAGCTTGAAAATGCTCCGTTTATTCTCGGCTAATTTTGGATAACTCCAGAAGTGCAAAGCAAAGCTGTTGGAATGACCTCAAGACCCAAGATGGTTCTGGAGAGAAGACCAACTTTTCCTATTGATCTGCGCGCGCTTCGGGATCCAGTGCATCTAAGGACACAGCTTTTGGTCTTAGCCCTGAAACTCAATCTCTCCACACTCTTCAACTCCTCATCTTAAGCACACAATTGTCTTTTGAATGACCTTGTGGTCTGTTTTACTACACTCACCAATTTTACTACTTATTCTACTGGTTATTTTACAGGAAAAGTGGTTGCAAGGCTTCATCAGTCTTCAACCATTCATTTTGTTTCCAGTAGGACACACAGGATTTCGCTTTTTGCTGGGTTTCTAACTTTTGCTCCGAGATGTCGCCAATTACGCGTTCGTTGCGTCTAATCCCAAATATCGTTGGAGGTCCAGCTTCTGATTGTGATGACTTGACCGTGACAAATTTACAAGGGAGCCCtgtgtcacattttattgtcaTCGTGAGCCAAGGCCAGATGTAAATGGAAATAGACACGAGAGGCTCAGCAAGTGCACTCGGAGCCTCGTGCTTCAATGGGAAAATTAGCAGTTAGATCAAGgcatgtgtaaaaaaaaaaaaagtgaagtgtTGAAGCCAATGGAGGAgattctccctctttctcaaTTTCAGTCGACAGTGGAAATTCACTGAGGCTTGATTATAGCAGGAGAGTGTTGGCTCAGCTGTGTGCTTTAAGAACCCATGATGTCAGAGCCTTATTTTCCTTGGAGAGACTCTCATCAGCTGCATTGTTCCAGGAAACCATGGTCTGTTCTCTGGGCAACAAAAAAATCTTGCCctaaatgccccccccccccccccccttccctcacCAGCCCCCTCCTGCACCCGCATCCCTGCTGAATGCAGCACGCCGGCCTCTGGCACAGCTCAAGACGCACACATAGACGTGGAGAACCCTGCTTGAAGCATCAGTGCAGTGAACGTCCTCGCAATCAACGCTTTCcctctgtgctgtgtttgtcttttctcagtGTTGG
Above is a genomic segment from Hippoglossus hippoglossus isolate fHipHip1 chromosome 23, fHipHip1.pri, whole genome shotgun sequence containing:
- the igf1 gene encoding insulin-like growth factor I — its product is MSSALSFQWHLCDVFKSAMCCISCSHTLSLLLCVLTLTPTATGAGPETLCGAELVDTLQFVCGERGFYFSKPGYGPNARRSRGIVDECCFQSCELRRLEMYCAPAKASKAARSVRAQRHTDMPRAPKVSTAGHKVDKGTERRTAQQPDKTKNKKRPSPGHSHSSFKEVHQKNSSRGNTGGRNYRM